From the Vibrio natriegens NBRC 15636 = ATCC 14048 = DSM 759 genome, the window GAGCCAATTATTATGACATGTTGAATTTGAATGCAGCTCGTATTCCATATTCAGAGCTAAGTACTTTGGACATTAGTTTTTTATACACAATGGAAACCGACGCATTAAGGTTGCGTGAGTTTTCACTTTTTAATGTGGTAAATCTAAATGTTTCTCAGACAGGGTTGCCAGGTGATGAATCCAACGCGTGGGCACTGAAAGCAGGATATAAACCAACGAGTTTGGACTGCATTAAATGTTCAGATATATATCTATCAGGATTTTATGGTAAAAGCTGGCTAATCAGGGACAATTTTGTCGGTTATTCGGCACTAGCTGGAGAATTTCAGTTTTCGGACTTCACAAATAGTAACTTGCTTGGTGGGCCGGAATTTGGATTGGTGTTGGATATAACACCTTCATGGGCGACGTCTTTAATTTTTGGTCGCTCTTATAACTTAATAAGTTTAGCGGAAAGCAAAAACTATTTATCTTGGGAGCAGCGCTTTTTAGAGAGTCGTGATTTCGACTTCAGAACCACTGTTCGTTATGACGAAGTTTTTGAATATGCTATCAACGTTTCAATGTATTGGTAAATAAATGAAAAAATTATTAGTAAGCGCAGTGGCGCTATCAACTCTATTGGCTGGCAACGCTGTGGCTGCAGATAAGGTTAACCCTTGGAAACACTGTGGTATTGGAGCTATGATTTTTGATAACAACGGTGCGGCGGCAGCGATATCAAACATTATTTGGGATTTAGGTACAACCGCTGTTTCATCTAAGGTGTCTTCTGAAGACTCTTGTGAAGGTGCAAACGTCAAAGCTGCTCAATTTATTCAAGACAATTACAATCAAGTTCTTGAAGAGACTTCTCAAGGCAATGGCGAACATGTGACAGCAATGTTAGACATGCTAAGTGTAGAAGAAGCTAAACAGCCTCAAGTTTTAGCGGCTATCCGTACTGAAATGGCTGGTAAAGTAGCGAATGAGCAAGCAACACCTGAAGCTTATTACAATGTGGTAATGGCTAGCCTCTAAGCATACACAGGACTTAAAAGTTTCTTTACGAGACTTAGTCAAATCAACTTAGCCCTGAGGTATCATTTTCTTTCAGGGCTAGGTTAAAAAGCTTTTGAGCTGATAAGGATTGTTTAAACTAAGGCTGATAACTTAGAAACCTCATTCTCATTGAGGAGACCAGTAGACTTCGCCATTCCCTCATCTTTTAACTCAAGCCAATCACCTTTCAACCACTTCCATTCTCCATTATCAAATCCGTTACGATTAACTATGCGTTAAATGAACGGTATCTCATTTGTAGCTAATTAGTGTTTTATGCAATCTGTTGAGTTTTCATGTCAGATAGGTTTAGAGTGAATAAGGCCTAAGAATCAAACGGAGGAGTATTCTATGCGCATTGGATTAGTTGGTTACGGTGTTGGTGGTCAGTATTTTCATGCACCATTTATCGAGGCGTCAGAAAAGTTAGAACTGACAGGTATTGTTGCTCGCTCTGAATCTAAACGAGCACAGATAGAAAAAGATTTCCCAGGCATGCCGGTGTATGAGAGCTTAACAAGCATGATTCAATCAGGCACTGTGGATGCCGTTACCATCACGACTCCTCCTGAAACTCGTCGCGACTTAGTATTAGAAGCTATTGAATCAGGACTCCATGTTGTCGCAGATAAACCATTTGCACCGAATGCCCAAATTGCAAAAGGGTTGATCGACGCGGCAATCGCAAAAGGAGTGGTATTGTGCGCTTTTCATAATCGCCGCTTTGATACTGATGTACGCACTCTACGTAAAGTGATGGATGATGGGCGCTTAGGTCGGATTTGGCGTATGCATTCTCGTTTAGATTGCGATGATCCAGTCACTCTTGAAGCTGGCCCAAACGGTGGGTTATTGCGCGACTTGGGAAGCCATGTTGTCGACCAGGCAATTTATCTCCTTGGCCCAGTGACTTCGGTCCATGCTCATCTGGATGAAGTTGAGCTTCCTGAAGGGCCAACTAACGCGAGTTTTGCGTTAACCTTACATCATAAAAACGGTGCCACGTCGTATTTGTCTGCCAGTAAACTGAATCGTATTCAGATGAAAGAGTTCCTTGTGTATGCTGAGAAGGGGAGTTTCCAATCGCAAATGTCTGATGTTCAGGCTCAGGCTATATTCAGTGGTCAACGCCCAGTCAATGATCCTCAACATTGGGGATATGAAGTGGAACAGCGTTGGCCGTTACTGCGAGACGAGAGTGGTGAACACGCGATTCCTTCCGAGCAAGGTGCTTACTTTGATTACTACAATCAATTTGCTAAAGCGGTGATGGAAGAAGCAGAGCCTCCAGTATTACCAGAGCAAGTCCTACAGGTGCTGAAAATTCTTGATGCTGCTGTAGTGAGTGCTCAGGAAAACAGAGTGGTGACGATTGATTGAGAGTGTTCGCGCACCGATCAACAGTGACAACATTTTAAATCCTTTATCCCGAAATCATCTGGATATATAAAATCCAGCAATTACGAACCCAAAAGTAGTCGAGGTTGCGAGGAGTTGTTACACTCACGAGCTGCTAAAAAGGAGTAAGCTTACATGGCCAATGACCTGGATGACTACGACGTAAAAATTCTGCAGTTATTGCAAGATAATGGACGCCTGACAAATCAAGAGCTTAGTGAGTTGGTTGGGTTGTCAGCCTCGCAATGTTCCCGCCGTCGTATCACATTAGAAAACAATAGCCTCATACTTGGCTATCATGCTCGCTTGTCACCAAAAGCGCTAAAGCAGGAAGTGATAGCGATGATAGAGGTGAAACTGCTTAATCACGAAGCTGAGAAAACTCATAACTTCTTGAACTTTATCGATAATGAATCGCGTATTGTTGAAGTCTTTAAAACCACGGGAGATGCGGATTATCTGATAAAGTGCTTGGTCGCTGACCTGAACACGTTAAACGATTTGATCAACCGCATCTTCACTACTCAACTCATTTCCCATATTAAGACTTCCGTCGTGCTTGAGCGTGTAAAAGAGTACGGCACTACCCTCCAATCTTGATAAATGGTTGCACCAAAATAGCTCGCCCCCTGCGGGTTTGGTGCAATTAATTTTCAAACTATGCATGAAATCGTCATTTTTGTGTTTTTACTTGCACGATATATTTGTTGTGTTATTAATAATGCACAAATTACGCATGTTGTTGTGCGAGGGCAGTGATCAAGGAATAGATTGATTGCTGGGGTGTAAGTGTTAGTTAAGGGATTAATAAAGTGTCAGAGGCGACAATGACGAACACAGGCCATAAGTGGTTTGAAGACGTGTTCGCTCTTTTTATGGGAACAAGCTTAGTATCGTTTGGCGTGTTGTTTTTAAAACAAGTGGGAATGGTGACAGGCGGCACTGCTGGACTATCTCTGTTCCTCAGCTACAACTTTCAATTAGAGTTTGGCACCATCTTCTTTTTGGTAAACCTACCGTTTTACTATTTGGCTATCCGTCGTATGGGTTGGTTGTTCTGCCTGAAAACCTTTACTGCAGTCGGTTTGGTCTCATTTATCACCAATACACAATCCAACTTTGTTGAAATCAGCAATGTGCACCCACTATATGGGGCGATTTTTGGCGGGTTTTTATTTGGTACTGGGTTTATCATCTTATTTCGTCACAAAGCCAGCTTGGGTGGCTTTAATATTCTAGCGTTATACCTTCAGGACAAAATTGGTTTACGCGCAGGCTGGTTCTTAATGGGCGTAGATGTGACAATTATGTTAGTGTCTCTATCCGTTGTCGGTTATGTCGAACTGGCTCTATCAATACTCTGTGGTGTCATATTGAACTTTATCATTGGTTTAAATCACCGTGCAGACCGTTATCAAGTTAATAATTAACAAGGAGAATTTCAGTGCTTAATCATGTAACAGCCTATGCCGGAGACCCAATATTGTCTCTGATGGAACAATTTATGGCGGATGAACGTTCTGAAAAAGTGAATTTAAGTATCGGCCTGTACTACGATGAAAATGGCAAAATTCCAACGCTACCATCTGTTGCAACTTCGCAGCAGCAGTTAGCCGCAGAAGAAAGTCAGCCTTGTATTTACTTGCCAATGGAAGGCTTAGCAGCATATCGTGCAGCGGTTCAAGCTCTTGTTTTTGGTGAAAGTCACCCTGCGCTGGAAGAAAAGCGAGTAGCGACGATTCAATCACTCGGTGGTTCTGGTGCGCTGATGATCGGTGCGGATTTCCTTAATCATTATTTTCCAAATTCGAAAGTGTGGGTGAGCAATCCAACATGGGAAAACCACAATGCCATTTTTGCGGGTGCTGGATTCGAAGTAGGTACTTACCCGTACTTTAACCCAGAAACGAAAATGCTCGATTTCGATGGCATGGTTTCTCAGTTAGAAGCGCTACCTGCAGAGAGTATTGTTCTGCTTCATCCTTGTTGTCATAACCCTACGGGCGTTGATCTTACTAATCAACAATGGGACAAAGTGATCGAAGTGGTTAAAGCACAAAAGCTGATACCATTTTTCGATATGGCTTATCAAGGATATGGTGAAGGGATTGCTGAAGACGCTTACGTTATTCGTCAGATTTCTCTGGAAAAAGACGTAGTGAGCTTTGTAAGCAACTCATTTTCTAAAACTTTCTCACTTTACGGTGAGCGAGTTGGTGGTCTGTCTGTCGTATGTGGTAACGATGAAGAAGCATCCCGCGTGCTTGGGCGGTTAAAAGCGACGGTTCGCCGTAATTACTCAAGCCCGGCAAAACACGGCGCGGTTGTGGTTTCTAACGTGCTCAATACGGAAGAACTAAAAACTCAGTGGTTTGGCGAAGTAGAAGGCATGCGTAGCCGTATTCTGACGATGCGTGAAACCTTGCACGAACAGCTAAAAGCGTTACGTCCTGAAAAAGACTTCAGCTTTCTAATCAAACAAAAAGGCATGTTCAGCTACACGGGTTTCTCGCAAGCGACCGTTGAAAAGCTTCGTGAAGAGCACGGTATCTATCTGATTAACAGTGGCCGTATGTGTCTAGCAGGTCTGAACGAACAAAATGTTGCACGAGTTGCTGAAGCATTTGCTGCTGTTTAATAAGACATTAGATTAAGAATATACACCCAAGTGCTCTTAAGTTGCTTGGGTGTTTTTTTATGCTGTTAGCGAAGTGCATATTAGCCCCTGATACCTTTGTCTGAGAACTATTCAGATAGTTATCTTGGCCTTATGAATTGGTATTAATAAATTTATCATTATCTATATAGCCAAAAAGAATAACTGCTATTAGATTAAAAAGTCTAAAATTTTAGAGTTCAAAACCCTTCTCATATCGTTAAAAATCCATCTCTTTTAGGTCCGGTTTTATCGCTGTCTATTCGGGGCATACTTTAATGAATATCTCACTAACCTTTTGCAGCTAAAGGTGAATCTGACCAATTAGCCACCCTCGTTTGCTCCAACGGCTACTTTGGCTTGAAACTTTTGCATGCCATCCTATCGTGTTCTTTGCTTTATGAGAATTGAAGCGCTTCTCCTGCCTAGCACATCGTATGTTTACATTTAACCGTTTACGAGACGGTAAGTTTCATATTGTTATTACTATTTGATCTGATGCATATGCATATAGGTCACTACACTTTTACAAATGCTTAACAAATTAAATGGTTCAATGTCGAGCCATTTTAGTCACCACAAAACAAGGAAGAGCAGCTATGAACAAGACTATGCTTTTTGTTTTAATAAGTTCACTGTTGAGCACTGGCGCATGGGCTGGTCCGCCGGGAGAAAATACGCATGGTAGTACAACGATTTCGGTATCTGAGAGTATTCTAGGAGCGGATACATGCATAAATCTAGCCTCTGCCATGGCAAATGATTCAGATAGCGATGTATCAGCTGATGCTTTAGCTTACGCGATGTCCGAGGCTTCTTCATATATCGACATCAGTTATTCTGGGGGCGTGACTCTAGACTTAACAAGGCACGGAAACAATGGCGCTGTACATCAGGTCGAGTTAAACGCGAGTATGGGAAGTGGTACTCTTTTTGCCCAAGTGGCTGAGTCCGACACAGAAGGGGATTCAGAGGCTTCTGCTTATACTAGTGCAGAAGCGGAAGCCGCAGCTACGATGATTGCACAAGCCTACATGAGTGTATTCCAAGGTATTAATGAGGATATTGACCTCGTAGTA encodes:
- a CDS encoding YitT family protein; translated protein: MTNTGHKWFEDVFALFMGTSLVSFGVLFLKQVGMVTGGTAGLSLFLSYNFQLEFGTIFFLVNLPFYYLAIRRMGWLFCLKTFTAVGLVSFITNTQSNFVEISNVHPLYGAIFGGFLFGTGFIILFRHKASLGGFNILALYLQDKIGLRAGWFLMGVDVTIMLVSLSVVGYVELALSILCGVILNFIIGLNHRADRYQVNN
- a CDS encoding aromatic amino acid transaminase; translated protein: MLNHVTAYAGDPILSLMEQFMADERSEKVNLSIGLYYDENGKIPTLPSVATSQQQLAAEESQPCIYLPMEGLAAYRAAVQALVFGESHPALEEKRVATIQSLGGSGALMIGADFLNHYFPNSKVWVSNPTWENHNAIFAGAGFEVGTYPYFNPETKMLDFDGMVSQLEALPAESIVLLHPCCHNPTGVDLTNQQWDKVIEVVKAQKLIPFFDMAYQGYGEGIAEDAYVIRQISLEKDVVSFVSNSFSKTFSLYGERVGGLSVVCGNDEEASRVLGRLKATVRRNYSSPAKHGAVVVSNVLNTEELKTQWFGEVEGMRSRILTMRETLHEQLKALRPEKDFSFLIKQKGMFSYTGFSQATVEKLREEHGIYLINSGRMCLAGLNEQNVARVAEAFAAV
- a CDS encoding Gfo/Idh/MocA family protein, producing MRIGLVGYGVGGQYFHAPFIEASEKLELTGIVARSESKRAQIEKDFPGMPVYESLTSMIQSGTVDAVTITTPPETRRDLVLEAIESGLHVVADKPFAPNAQIAKGLIDAAIAKGVVLCAFHNRRFDTDVRTLRKVMDDGRLGRIWRMHSRLDCDDPVTLEAGPNGGLLRDLGSHVVDQAIYLLGPVTSVHAHLDEVELPEGPTNASFALTLHHKNGATSYLSASKLNRIQMKEFLVYAEKGSFQSQMSDVQAQAIFSGQRPVNDPQHWGYEVEQRWPLLRDESGEHAIPSEQGAYFDYYNQFAKAVMEEAEPPVLPEQVLQVLKILDAAVVSAQENRVVTID
- a CDS encoding Lrp/AsnC family transcriptional regulator gives rise to the protein MANDLDDYDVKILQLLQDNGRLTNQELSELVGLSASQCSRRRITLENNSLILGYHARLSPKALKQEVIAMIEVKLLNHEAEKTHNFLNFIDNESRIVEVFKTTGDADYLIKCLVADLNTLNDLINRIFTTQLISHIKTSVVLERVKEYGTTLQS
- a CDS encoding DUF3015 family protein — encoded protein: MKKLLVSAVALSTLLAGNAVAADKVNPWKHCGIGAMIFDNNGAAAAISNIIWDLGTTAVSSKVSSEDSCEGANVKAAQFIQDNYNQVLEETSQGNGEHVTAMLDMLSVEEAKQPQVLAAIRTEMAGKVANEQATPEAYYNVVMASL